From the genome of Moritella sp. F3:
CCTTCTTTAATACTTTTCACTGCTTGGTCGAGCATATCCATATACAGCGAGAAACCAATAGAGCTAATTTGACCACTTTGCTCATCACCCAGTAGTTCACCTGCACCACGGATCTCAAGATCGTGTGTAGCTAATGTGAAGCCGGCGCCTAAGTCTTCTAATGAGGCAATGGCTTCAAGACGCTTTTTCGCGTCGCTGGTAATACGTTTTGGATGCGGCGTTAATAAGTAAGCATATGCTTGGTGATGGGAACGACCAACACGGCCACGTAATTGGTGTAACTGCGCTAAACCTAAATTATCAGCGCGATCCATAATGATGGTATTTGCTGTTGGAATATCAATACCTGTTTCAATAATCGTCGTACACACTAATACATTAAAGCGCTGATGGTAGAAGTCAGACATTACTGATTCTAATTCACGCTCTGCCATCTGTCCATGCGCCGCTATAACACGTGCCTCTGGTATCAGTTGCGCGATAGCCTCGGCAGTTTTATCGATAGAATCTACATTGTTATGTAAGAAGTAAACTTGTCCACCACGCATGATCTCACGCATGATGGCTTCTTTGACTACATTGTCGTCATATTGGCGCACGAATGTTTTCACGGCTAAACGTTTTGCTGGTGGCGTTGCGATAATCGAAAGATCGCGCATGCCATTCATCGCCATATTTAAGGTTATTGGGATCGGCGTCGCTGTTAACGTCAAAATATCGATATCGGCACGCAAGGCTTTTACTTTTTCTTTTTGACGGACACCAAAGCGATGTTCTTCATCAATGATAAGTAAACCAAGATCAGAAAATTCAATTTTATTACTGAGTAATTTATGGGTGCCAATTAATAAATCAACTTTGCCATTTTTCACATCTTCTAAAATAAGTTTCTGTTCTTTGGCGGTTTTAAAACGTGAGATAACTTCGACACGAACTGGCCAGTTCGCGAAACGATCTTTGAAGTTTTCGAAATGCTGTTGTGCAAGTAGCGTTGTCGGCACAAGCACGGCAACTTGTTTATCATTCATGATTGACATGAAGGCTGCACGCATCGCCACTTCTGTTTTACCAAAGCCCACATCACCGCAAACGAGTCTGTCCATGGTTTTGTCTTGACGCATATCATCCATGACGGCTTGAATGGCTGTTTTCTGATCGTCAGTTTCTTCGTATGGAAAACCATCTGCAAACGCAAGGTATGATTCTTTATCGCATTTATACTGGAATCCACTTTTAGCTGCACGTTGTGCATAGATATCCAATAATTCTGCAGCGACGTCACGTACTCGTTCCATTGCTTTAGTTTTGGATTTTTCCCAACTATCACTACCGAGTTTATGTAGTGGGGCTGATGCTTCACCGGCACCGCTATAGCGGCTGATAAGGTGCAACGCTGAAACAGGTACATAAAGTTTCGCGGCATTGGCGTACTCAAGGGTTAAAAACTCAGTCGCCATACCTGCATTTTCGATGATCTGTAAACCGAGATAACGACCAACACCGTGTTCGATATGCACAACTGGTTGACCTATGCTTAACTCGGTCAGGTTTCTGACTAGAGCATCATTATTTGCCTGTACTTTTTTATCGGTGCGGCGGCGTTGTATTATTTTGTGACCAAGTAATTCGTTTTCACAAATAATCGCGATGTTTAAATCGTCAATAATAAAACTGTTTTCACACTGGCTAACCCAAATACCAACCGCAGGTTTAGCTTTCAGGAATTTAGCGATAGTCGTAATGGCTTTAGGTTTTAACTTGGTCTTTTCAAGTAGCTCTAATAGCGTTTCACGACGACCTTCCGATTCGACACTGAAGATTACTTTTCCGTCAAAGTCTTCGA
Proteins encoded in this window:
- the mfd gene encoding transcription-repair coupling factor, coding for MKSTAILSLPLPKKQGDKIAYGNLVGSSLAFTLAELCLQTKSPILAVVADTPSALKLEQEVRNFLGDDKPLITFPDWETLPYDNFSPHQDIISQRIHALHRFQQTTSGLIIVSVSTLMQRIAPVSFLAQHSLIVKTGDKIDMHEMRQRLETSGYNAVEQVLEHGEYSARGSILDLYPMGSSSPFRIDFFDDEVEDIRGFNTETQRSEGSLKAINLLPAHEFPTDDKAIELFRQQFRALFTPSREAESIYQQVSKGFLPTGIEYYHPLFLTETATLFDYLPKQLTIAQVGDLHNASDAFFKDVEKRYEDRRHDIQRPLLKPSALYLPVSELFQSLGQYSKVSLGLETLSEKAGNTNLSFSRLPEISVNHQKKLPLAPLLAFIEDFDGKVIFSVESEGRRETLLELLEKTKLKPKAITTIAKFLKAKPAVGIWVSQCENSFIIDDLNIAIICENELLGHKIIQRRRTDKKVQANNDALVRNLTELSIGQPVVHIEHGVGRYLGLQIIENAGMATEFLTLEYANAAKLYVPVSALHLISRYSGAGEASAPLHKLGSDSWEKSKTKAMERVRDVAAELLDIYAQRAAKSGFQYKCDKESYLAFADGFPYEETDDQKTAIQAVMDDMRQDKTMDRLVCGDVGFGKTEVAMRAAFMSIMNDKQVAVLVPTTLLAQQHFENFKDRFANWPVRVEVISRFKTAKEQKLILEDVKNGKVDLLIGTHKLLSNKIEFSDLGLLIIDEEHRFGVRQKEKVKALRADIDILTLTATPIPITLNMAMNGMRDLSIIATPPAKRLAVKTFVRQYDDNVVKEAIMREIMRGGQVYFLHNNVDSIDKTAEAIAQLIPEARVIAAHGQMAERELESVMSDFYHQRFNVLVCTTIIETGIDIPTANTIIMDRADNLGLAQLHQLRGRVGRSHHQAYAYLLTPHPKRITSDAKKRLEAIASLEDLGAGFTLATHDLEIRGAGELLGDEQSGQISSIGFSLYMDMLDQAVKSIKEGKSISLEEALKSQTEIELRVPALLPDDYIHDVNMRLSIYKRIASCQSENQLREVQVELIDRFGLLPDNAKNLIRQTELKLQAAPLGIKRLEIGPAGGYISFGEDNQVDVSYLIRLIQQQPRVYSMDGPSKLKFAIKSPDAKDRVQLVESMLVEFAKNKIAGVKR